From the genome of Syngnathoides biaculeatus isolate LvHL_M chromosome 4, ASM1980259v1, whole genome shotgun sequence:
gtatatattatattgcaTAATTATACTAACATTAATATTGAAATCATCCAAAATGATGCCCACCTATACACAAAAAGTAGTGTAGGATTAACGATTCTAAATAATCCACGTTTATAAAATGGTCACTATTCTTCAGGTCACACCAAGAGCAACAATAATGATTATTGTGTATGTATTGGGATGCTAATGCTGGAATATTTTATGTATCATTAATTTGTtccttaattaattaattgtcgTGGGTCTGCTTATATAGATGCGTTACTATTGAttgttttcccaatttttttataCGTTACTTCCACGGCTTATCTTGAATTCcttctatccatccaaccatccattttctccaccgcttatcctcacaagggtcgcggggagtgccggagccatcCCAggtgacaacgggcaggaggcggggtacaccctggactggtcgccagccaatcgcagggcacatagagacaaacagccgcactcacaatcacacctaggggcaatttggagcgtccaattaatgtcttGAATTCCTTCTTTTTGTGTAATATTAATAAACAAAACGGCCAATCAGAATTATTGGCAACGGAACCAGTGAGTGTGTTGCTGCATACAGCAATCCAAAAAACACGATACGGAAATAAAAGGACGCAAAATATCTGGAAACAGATACACAATCGTGTGTCAAaagtgaacaaatgaataatgtGCATACAAAGCAGGTTCATGAGAAATATGATCATCGTGAAGGCGTGACATaagagatttattttttctttttagcctcTTTATAAGAAGAGACAAAAAactgtgtatgcgtgtgtgtgagagagaaagagagagagagaggtgtcAACCAGCGAGCGTGTGCATTATGACTACGGACGTCATCGTCTGTCAAAGTTGAACGACATTCTCACCGCCGGAAGAGATCCTCAAGACATGGGTGAGAAAACCTTTTTGAATTTAAGTTTAAATTTGGATTAATTGCAcgtttgtttgattgttttttttaaattgtatcatAACCAACTTTGTCCTGTGAAACAATATTGACTCATATTACACAgtatgtatttaattaaatgGTTGCTAAATGTTAATGaaacccacccccccccccaaaaaaaaaaaaaagtaattccaaaatataatttttctgACAAAATAGAATATGACAAAGCCTGCAAAGGCAGGCTCGCATTGACATCGAAACGATCGCATTTGAACTGGGACTCCCAGAAATGAAATCGAGAAATATTGAAagcagaatttgaatttgaagccGCAGCGCAGGAAGCAAGCCGTCTCAAAAGCGGCATATTGGTTTTACGCATAAACGCAAAACTGCGCCGGAGGAGCTCGCGGCGGACATTTGATCATGTAAGTTTTACTGCGCTCCAAAAGTGTCTTCTTGTAATTGTCGTTACACTGCTATTACATTACACTCTCACACTGTATGATAAATTATTTGATCATCTTGGACAAAAACTCAAGTGATGGTTTTCCCAAAGGTTCGGCGACGACGCTTCATTACGGACAAGAAATGGattatttctatatttaatGTGTTATTTACACTACTATAGGTTTGGGGTCACTTGGAAGTTTGGGTGCGGGGGTATAAAATGATAGAAAAATGAATGACTCGGAATTTCAGTTGAGATGTTAATGaaggtttatatatataatataaatatatagcggcacggtgggtcagccggtaaagccttggcctcacacttctgaggtcccgggttcaatcccggacccgcctgtgtggactttgcatgttctccccgtgcctgcgtgggttttctccgggctctccggtttcctccaacattaattggaccctctaaattgtcccgaggtgtgatttgtgagtgtggctgttttgtctctaagtgccctgcgattagttggcgaccatttcagggtgtcccccgcctcttgcccgttgacacccgggataggctccagcgttccccgtgacccttgtgaggataagcgatgaagaaaatggatggatggatggatgtataagtATTAAGGGCAATTGTAAGTGACTCCCAAGTTTTTTGGACAGTATTTTACACATTAGTCAGACcaaatgcattgttttcacccccccccctccacccccactccccctgcaaaatataataaacatattgttcAATGAATACTTCTCTCACAAAAACTGTTCGATTCAGTTCTTGCGTTGGGCGAGTGCAGGTGTTCCTAATATTGCGGCTGCAGACTGAATCAATGCCGTTCGTCCGTGCGTAACAATGTAATGCGACAATATCGCACAGCCCAGAACAGGAAGTGGTTTTTGTTGCCTGTCATTTCATATCCGTCGACGATACGCTCGTACCGGCGTTGGAATAGTGTGACATTTATACGAGTGGGCGTTTACCCAAAAGAGTGCAGGCTTTGATATTGGATATTGATATTATTTGAGGTcaagtgagtgaaaaataaaaaaaaaaaaaacgtgggctTTGTTTTTCAGCTCATGAGGAGGAAAGCGTGACGGTGGCCGGCGAAGAAGAGATGGAGACGCCGCCGGAGGTAAAAAGAACTGTCGGCTTGCCCTCTGGGCTATTTTCAACACTTACAGTtgatgtgagtgactgcagacACGACTACACACACATTGTGCGTTttcatttccccttttttttttttttttcgccgaaTTTCATAAGGGGTGCAAATTTCGAAGCACTTGATTTGTGTGGCTCGTTTCATTTCGTCGGCGCTTGTGCAATCCTTTAAAAGGAACGCGTGATTCTTTGAAGGCAAATTTTAGTCCGCCGAACAGGAACCGCTCGTATCGTTCCGGTAACTGCGATGTGACAAACGCAGATTAGTTCAGGAAAGTTTCCCAGGGCCGGGTGCTTTCTTTGGTGACCTCTGACCGGGCCTGCAGCTGCGACCTTTAGCGTCGTCGCCCACACGTGGTTTCCCCGGCGTCAAAATTCAACTGCTGTTGCTGCCGTTGGTACGTGATAATATCATAATATATTCAGTGTAGCTTCTCATGACAATTAGGAACACTGAAGACGGCACGAGAAGAGCAATTGGACTTTATATTTAGTGTCCTCTTCATATTGCAGCGCAGTtattaaaatgtatcaaaacACGTTTCCAACATGGTAAAAAGGATCTTCTCAAAGCATCTTTCCTCATAATCTTACTCAAACATTAGAGGTGACGAGTGCTTGCTTCCATAATCaacatattttgaaattaatacTTCTCTATAGGTCTCAATCAAAACCCAACAtgatctttttttctatttgaagGCTTTTATTTGGCTACTAGTACCTAGAAACCTCTCTTgtccagggttagggtttgtccTTTGTGGTGATAAGAAGCAAAAGACTGGTTAACACTGTTGTTAGTTTGCTTCCTAACAAGATTATCATCTTTGGACTCATTTAGAATTAGACTTCGATCGACCTGATCAGATCGGTTGATAATTGCTGTCACTGGTAGCTACCGGACAAATAAGAAAAAGGAAACCACTTGGGTTGAGTTCCGAAGAAATGCTGTCTGACTGTACTTTTGAATGACATCAggtgcatgtttgtttttttccctctaagcctcacagttctgaggttgggggtTTGAATTCGAGGTCTGGCCTTGCTGTGTGGTTTGCGTGCTTTCCTCGTGCTTGCGTGTGatttctccaggtgctctggcttttttttttccacctttcaATAACGTTCAaaatttaaagttttaaaaCTCAAGTTGTATGACTTTGAGAACATTCAACTTTCAAGgttcaaaatctaaaaaaatgggcttccagtattcctttctccaatctttttagaTACCACCGAACGTGTCTTGTCATGTGGTGCggtagagctgctctcccattggctattgccgtagcatcttcctggcatcccattgggcgtcaatctttacccgcgATCCTTTTCCTTTCCCTTTGACACTCGAGTGTCGCTGAATTACACGCCGTCACACGCTTGCGCACGTTGGTATAGTACAACTTCTTTGTGAGTtttttgttagtgttttttgGGAGTTTATTCATCCTTCCTCAccgtgggccccaagaaactttaatgGAATGAAGTTGCGTCCATGTCTTAAAACGGATTAAgccatttacatgtaaaatgcgcttctacttacgaaacaTTCCAGAACGAAtgaatttcataagtagaggtagaGGAAAATCTTCCCGTAGTGCTTATTTCTATCGGCACGTCATCTGTGTAGTGTACAGTATTACACTTTTATTTGAGTTCTACGCTGACAAAATGTTCTTAATGTaaaatctttgttttaaaaagatgGTGTACCCAACCGTCGAGCTGGCGTCTCAGGGGAAAATTGCCGTCTATTCTCCTTAATTGCGCTGATTTAGTGCGTTCTACTGATTGGTGAGAGGGTGGTGAAAGGGTTCGGGATAAGCGGCGTCGCGTGTCAACCGTCGCAGACCGTGCAGTCACGGCTTTTGACGAAAGAAATACTGAGAAAGAAGTCTGTCCTGACGGAGTGGACTCAACCGCTGCCTAGTTGAGAACAGACCAAACAGCATGAGTGAAAGCAGAAGTCCTCGGATGCAAATGGGTACGAGTACCCAGAAGTCTGGAATTTGGACCATGAAGTCTGCAGCGGACCCGCGGACCACGGTGGGCTGGAAACGGCAGAGCCGAAAAGTGCAATGCCGGGCAGATGACGGCTGACTCAATCGAGACTCGCCTGGAGGCCCGCACCTTCGCTATTACTCACGCCGCTCGCCGACTTCTCGGAAACCAGCGACCACAGAGAGGAACTTGATTCAACACGAAACTACCTTGAGCTGTTTGTTGTAGAACAGGTgccctaaaatattttttttcaaaaaaaacagcatctttATGTGTTGACTCAAATATCGAGAGCGGCCATTGTGGTTTTTCAGACTTCCAATCTACGGAAAGTGTTTCGTCTTTGAATATTTGCTCCGACTCGTCCTTTTCACTGTAGCGACAGCAGCTAGCACGCGGTACTGCATTCGCCCGCCTCGCCAATATTTTCAATGTCATGCGCACACGGGACGGACGGCTTTTAAAATAGCGTCCTTATCTTCCTGGGCACTCGGCGCAACTTCTCTAATGAGCCGCTTGTGCAGACTCTCATTgtttcatttccacttccttCCAAACCACAAATAGTGACATTGTCAATTCCTTTCTCTGAGGTCGTGGCCAATCTGAGACGTGTCAAAGATGGAGTCATTATCTACGATATGTTAGTTAGAAACAACCTTTTGTATATGCGATgtgaattgcttttttttccccgctatTGCGGTGGAGTACTTGAAGGATTGCGCACTGCAAGCCGCCCGGGATTTGTGTTGGCATCGATACTCGATTTACTCGAAGTCTTCTCAATTCTCAGTACGCAATAAAACCGATACATACTGTGAtcaccgattaaaaaaaaaaaaaatcactgtacgACAGTGGCCAGTGAGTGCCCTTTTAGAAACCGAGTACGATTCTTCCCGGGTATTGATTAATGCAAATGGCTACCAGTTGATGCATACTTCTGGATTTAAATATCTGCTTATTTTATCTTTAATTAGATAGtattgggcggcatggtggctcagctggtaaaacgttggcctcacagttctaaggttcaatcccgggcccgcccgtgtggagtttgcatgttctccccgtgcctgtgtgggttttctccgggcactctggtttcctcccacatcccaaaaacatgcaacattaataggacactccaaattgcccgtaggtgtgattttaagtgcgtctgtttgtgtcgatgtgccctgcgattggctggcaaccggttcaggggtgtaccccgttgacagctgggatgggctcctgcactccccgcggccctcgtgaggatgagcggcgaagaaaatggatggattgatagataTTATTGACAAACTGATATTATTCTACTATGTGAAGACACTGACAACAGGTTCTCAGAAGAATTTGAGCATTCTGCGACTGAATACGATTCAATACAATGTGGGGAAACGGATAAACATCAATATGCGACGTTTTATTCTTATAAATCTCCAACCgtgtattttcaaatgatctttTCTACAGCATTCCGAGGAAATCCCAATGTCCCATGACTAGTTTTAGAAGAAGCCAAAGCAGGTCTTGTTTCATCAGTATATTGTCATATCTCAATGCCTACAATAGTCTTCTTCCCAGTTTGCTCTCATTGTACAAATGTTACGGTAGCGTTGCAGTTCTGTAGATTTATTACGAATgtctgaatggatggatggatggatggatggacagacagacgaatggttggatggaaggatggttccacggatggatggacagactgaCCGGCAGACCTCCAGATCTCCTAATACGGCACTTTCTCCATCTCAGACGTCTCCTCCAGGCACCGATGCCCCCGACCAACGCGAGGAAGGATCCGGCGCCAGCCTGCTGCACATGGAGGAGAAGTCCTTTGTCTCTAGTCTGCACTCGTTCATGAAGGAAAGGGGCTCGCCCATTGAGAGGATTCCGCATCTAGGCTTTAAACAGAGTGAGTTTGTAAGCGCTCAACACGGGAATAGGAAAGCTGAGTTGCAGACGCTATTCCGGAGTTCTAACTCGTTTGATTTTACTCTCAGTTGACCTTTGGATGATCTACAAGGCGGTTGAGAAACTGGGTGGATACAATTCAGTAAGTAGAGAGACCACGATATCTATGTTGTTGGATTATTCTTAAAAAAGGCAAAAGACGCCAAGATCGAACAGCAATAAAATAATCTCAAACCGCCCACGCCCCTGAAAATGTTCCTGCTCCGCCCCTGTATGgcaggctggatctggccctgagaccttgagtttgacaccagcatTCTAAGGAGCCCAGATAAACCGTCATCAAAATCAtcctcatatttgaaaatgaatgaaatagaaACTATTATTGTTACGATTTCCAACCAAATGCCACAAACGTTGAGTAAAAATGCAAGCAGCCGTTACGGAACAAGCTACCGACATTTTACCGGCGAAAAGAAGTGTACACTCCGTGCATAGATAACAAAAGTGATATCGTCAACAGGTGACGGCGCGACGCCTGTGGAAGAAAGTCTACGACCAACTAGGGGGGAGTCCCGGCAGCACCAGCGCCGCCACCTGCACTCGCAGACACTACGAGAGGTAGAAGCTTTCTTGGCTTCCCCGGCCGATTTCATGTACAAAGCCGTGTCTAACCACGCGGTGCGGCTCGTGGTGCAGACTGGTCTTGCCCTATGAAAGACATCTGAAAGGGGAAGATGATAAGCCTCTGCCCCTCGGCAAGCCAAGGAAGCCCTACAAGAGGAACGTGGGGGGGAAGACCAACAAATCAGAGTGGAAGGGGAAAAGAAGCATGTCGGAAAGGGAAAAAGATTCGGAGGTACGTATCGCAACGTGCAGGGTGAAAGTCGCAATAGGTTTCCTGTGTTTCAAGGTTTCATGCGATTTTGAACGGTTTTACAGCGGCTGCTGTCAGAGGCTGCCGGTCAGAGTCAAGCAGCGCCACGTGCCGGTTCTGGTCTCTGGTCAGGGACCGCCGAGAGGCACCGGCCGCAAGCGCCCCTGGCCCCCGACCTTTATGTGTACTCCCACCTGCTGCACGGCCCTCCGACGGCGGCAGCGCCCTGGCCCGCAAACATCGGCCAGGTCATCTCTCCTCTGGAGAAAAAGAAACGCGTAGCCCAGGCGAGCCTTCGAGCGAATCCGCAGGCCGAGGAACGAGACAGGCCTTCCGTTATCCGACGCTCCGTGTCGCCGGTTTCGGGCAGCCGCAAGTGCGACTCCTCCGACGGCTCTCCTCGCCCTCGCTCttgctcctccttctcctccaggAGCCCATCCCCGGGCTCCGTCTCATCGGAGGAGGGAATCAACGCAGCCGCGGACCCGGACTCTTTCGTCCGAAGTGATGGCGCGCCCGAGAAGCAAATGTCAGAAGAGCCACTGGGAGTGCGGAAAGACAGAGATCAAGTCCAGTTTTTAAGGGACAAAGACCAGATTAAGAACCATGACTGGAAGCCGAAAGTTGCCAGTATAGACCTCACACGCCCTTCTGAGTGCGAGCCAACATCTTCCTCTGGTTTCATCAAAGTTCTCAGAAAATCAGCACAGCTTCCGCGGCCCGCTCCGATCCGGCCAGGCCGCGGAATCCCGCACAACGCTTTGGCGCATCCCAGCAAACCTTTAAAAAACATCCCCTCGCCCTGGGAAACGTTCGGGGCGATGCCGGCGAAATTTCCCCCCAGCCAGCAGCGGCTGGCCCGCATGGCGCCGCCTCACGACATTTGGGCCAGAGACTCTCACGCGCGGACGACGTCGCAGCAGCCGGCCTTCCTCCCCAGGATGCCGATACCTCAGACTCAGCTGACGTACCGCCACCTTCCTGTCATCTACCCGTACCCGTACACCATCCCTCTGTGGGGGCCCCACACTTCATACTCGATCCCCACCGTCAACACCTTTTACACCCAACACAAACTATGAGTCTCCACCTTCATCTGCAGGTATCAGCAATTTCTGTTTGTGATTTTGTCGTTGGCCGGCACGCCGGAACAACtgcttagagcgttggcctcacagttctgaggacgggggttcaaatcccggccccgcctgtgtggagtttccatgtgcTCCCTTTGCCAGCGTGGCTTTTCTGatcgcactccggtttcctcccacgtcccaaaacatgcattcgttggacactctaaattgcccctttctttccccttgtgaggataagcggctccgaaaatggatggattttgatgtTATTGCTGTTCTGAGTTTTTCTCTCATTGTCAGATTGGAACATTCTGCGACTAAGGGGGTTGTCTATCACCTGCACGCACACATTACACACATCAGGAGGTTGCCATTGGGATCATCAGGTGTCTGTGCTGTGGAAACATGACGCAATTTCATTGAGTTGGTCCCAAAATGATTTTATAAGACAatatcaaaacatttatttttgttcatttatctaTGAAAGCGATAATTACAGGCacaacaattaccgtaatttccagcctataagccgcgattttttttccggaccagTGTaatttatgtgccgaggaactgacttttaccagtgtgttgttttttttttttgtttttttttttaaacggccctattagcgctgcgctagtgttacgCTGCTACGGTAAATGTTCTTCCGCTAGATGGCTCAAGGTACAATGAATTCACCCGTATATTGCCAGTCGTACAACAGAGTAATGATTTTGTGTTTAACTCGGGCCAGATTTCAGTCAATCTGAGTAAATGAATTTGTAAATACACTGCAATgttacaaactaaaaaaaatatcgtAAACAGGAGCCCGTTCTTAGCACATCCGCCGATGGCATCACCCAAAACATTCGCTGAACATCAGGGTGGGAAAAACCTCTTGCCAGGAAATACTGTAGCTGCCCAGTACTATGTCCTCACATGCTACCTTCAAAGTCACTCAACAGACTACACCTGCCTTTTTAAGGAATACACATATTCAGTCATAATTTGTACAgtgcaaaatgtgaaataacaGCACATCCCATTCCTATTGTTTGTCAGTAATGCAGCGTTGGCATGAGCGTTCCAAAATATAgtatataaatccatccattatccgagcccCGTACCCAATGCAATAAATACTTGATCGCTACTTTGTGGATTTGATCTCTTACGAGGGTGGTCTGGAATGTATCCCCCGCGATAAACCAGTTACTGACTACATGTAGTTTTTGGGGCATTTTTTGTTTAGTGTACTATGAAAATATACGCGCGTTAGCTAAGACTCAAGGGAAATACTGAATCATTCGAGGACTACTAATGAAAAACTTGCAATCTGTCACAATTTTCAACCTTTGAACACAGTTGCGTAGTGACTTATTCAACTGTTTTTGGGTCTGGCTAATGTCAGGGGATATTAATGCAATTTGTGTCAATTTCTTTTGAATGTTTCATTCCTCTGGGATAAATTTCCAAAATCTGTGGCCTTTTGTGGCTGATCTGATGATGAATGTCGAATGAAATTGTGTGATTATTTGGCAAAATTTTCCCCCATCAAATGTGAAACTGTGCTCTTGATTTCATGAATTTCTGCCACAGTTTTACATAGCGGTCCCGCTTTTCAGCGAAGACAACATCATCGGTTATTGGAACCACTGAGGGGGAATTCACATTTATCTCAGAGGACTTTTCAGTCACAAAGTCTTTGAACACGCCACACATTTTCTGAAGATCATGGCATTTTACTGAAAGGGGGTTCATTCTCGGTTCTTTTGATATCTGTCTTTGTCTCAGCATTTCAGCCACAGGATGAGGCAGCGATGTAGTTTCTCTCATGTTCAACCATGACGATGTTTCCATTGGAGTGCAGATGCAGTGATAAAATTGaacacattaaaaatgtttcaattaaagtttgtagtgtttttttttttttttgtcaactcaaCAATTTGTTGAATTGTCTTCTGCATTTTTTCAGGCCTTAAACAGGTTGTATTTTTGCAGGTgaacattaaaaatcatacgTGACATATAAAAGACCGATTTGAATAAAGTGTAAATAAGTAACATATACTGTAGTATGCAAAATAATGGGCTGATGCATATGGCAAACTGGGTAGTACAATATAATTTGGTGGAATTCTCATATTTCTACTTTAGCATGCTAAAACTTCAAATATTATagtgcagtgattctcaaactgTGATGCGAGTACCACTTGTGGTACGTGGGCTTTCTCTAGTATTCCCCAAa
Proteins encoded in this window:
- the arid5a gene encoding AT-rich interactive domain-containing protein 5A isoform X4; this translates as MAHEEESVTVAGEEEMETPPETSPPGTDAPDQREEGSGASLLHMEEKSFVSSLHSFMKERGSPIERIPHLGFKQIDLWMIYKAVEKLGGYNSVTARRLWKKVYDQLGGSPGSTSAATCTRRHYERLVLPYERHLKGEDDKPLPLGKPRKPYKRNVGGKTNKSEWKGKRSMSEREKDSERLLSEAAGQSQAAPRAGSGLWSGTAERHRPQAPLAPDLYVYSHLLHGPPTAAAPWPANIGQVISPLEKKKRVAQASLRANPQAEERDRPSVIRRSVSPVSGSRKCDSSDGSPRPRSCSSFSSRSPSPGSVSSEEGINAAADPDSFVRSDGAPEKQMSEEPLGVRKDRDQVQFLRDKDQIKNHDWKPKVASIDLTRPSECEPTSSSGFIKVLRKSAQLPRPAPIRPGRGIPHNALAHPSKPLKNIPSPWETFGAMPAKFPPSQQRLARMAPPHDIWARDSHARTTSQQPAFLPRMPIPQTQLTYRHLPVIYPYPYTIPLWGPHTSYSIPTVNTFYTQHKL
- the arid5a gene encoding AT-rich interactive domain-containing protein 5A isoform X2, whose product is MAHEEESVTVAGEEEMETPPEVKRTVGLPSGLFSTLTVDTSPPGTDAPDQREEGSGASLLHMEEKSFVSSLHSFMKERGSPIERIPHLGFKQIDLWMIYKAVEKLGGYNSVTARRLWKKVYDQLGGSPGSTSAATCTRRHYERLVLPYERHLKGEDDKPLPLGKPRKPYKRNVGGKTNKSEWKGKRSMSEREKDSERLLSEAAGQSQAAPRAGSGLWSGTAERHRPQAPLAPDLYVYSHLLHGPPTAAAPWPANIGQVISPLEKKKRVAQASLRANPQAEERDRPSVIRRSVSPVSGSRKCDSSDGSPRPRSCSSFSSRSPSPGSVSSEEGINAAADPDSFVRSDGAPEKQMSEEPLGVRKDRDQVQFLRDKDQIKNHDWKPKVASIDLTRPSECEPTSSSGFIKVLRKSAQLPRPAPIRPGRGIPHNALAHPSKPLKNIPSPWETFGAMPAKFPPSQQRLARMAPPHDIWARDSHARTTSQQPAFLPRMPIPQTQLTYRHLPVIYPYPYTIPLWGPHTSYSIPTVNTFYTQHKL
- the arid5a gene encoding AT-rich interactive domain-containing protein 5A isoform X3: METPPEVKRTVGLPSGLFSTLTVDTSPPGTDAPDQREEGSGASLLHMEEKSFVSSLHSFMKERGSPIERIPHLGFKQIDLWMIYKAVEKLGGYNSVTARRLWKKVYDQLGGSPGSTSAATCTRRHYERLVLPYERHLKGEDDKPLPLGKPRKPYKRNVGGKTNKSEWKGKRSMSEREKDSERLLSEAAGQSQAAPRAGSGLWSGTAERHRPQAPLAPDLYVYSHLLHGPPTAAAPWPANIGQVISPLEKKKRVAQASLRANPQAEERDRPSVIRRSVSPVSGSRKCDSSDGSPRPRSCSSFSSRSPSPGSVSSEEGINAAADPDSFVRSDGAPEKQMSEEPLGVRKDRDQVQFLRDKDQIKNHDWKPKVASIDLTRPSECEPTSSSGFIKVLRKSAQLPRPAPIRPGRGIPHNALAHPSKPLKNIPSPWETFGAMPAKFPPSQQRLARMAPPHDIWARDSHARTTSQQPAFLPRMPIPQTQLTYRHLPVIYPYPYTIPLWGPHTSYSIPTVNTFYTQHKL
- the arid5a gene encoding AT-rich interactive domain-containing protein 5A isoform X1, which encodes MSEWMDGWMDGQTDEWLDGRMVPRMDGQTDRQTSRSPNTALSPSQTSPPGTDAPDQREEGSGASLLHMEEKSFVSSLHSFMKERGSPIERIPHLGFKQIDLWMIYKAVEKLGGYNSVTARRLWKKVYDQLGGSPGSTSAATCTRRHYERLVLPYERHLKGEDDKPLPLGKPRKPYKRNVGGKTNKSEWKGKRSMSEREKDSERLLSEAAGQSQAAPRAGSGLWSGTAERHRPQAPLAPDLYVYSHLLHGPPTAAAPWPANIGQVISPLEKKKRVAQASLRANPQAEERDRPSVIRRSVSPVSGSRKCDSSDGSPRPRSCSSFSSRSPSPGSVSSEEGINAAADPDSFVRSDGAPEKQMSEEPLGVRKDRDQVQFLRDKDQIKNHDWKPKVASIDLTRPSECEPTSSSGFIKVLRKSAQLPRPAPIRPGRGIPHNALAHPSKPLKNIPSPWETFGAMPAKFPPSQQRLARMAPPHDIWARDSHARTTSQQPAFLPRMPIPQTQLTYRHLPVIYPYPYTIPLWGPHTSYSIPTVNTFYTQHKL